The stretch of DNA TGGCCTTTGTTATCTTCTATCTGTTTTACACGCAGCAACTTCATCAGTATCAGATCAGTTAACGAGCTGATGCGCATATCGCGCCAGGCCTCGCCATAATCGTGGTTTTTGGCAAACATCAGTTCCTTAGTCTCGTTAGCCTTTTCGTCAAAAAGCTGCTCAACATGGTCGGCATTGAGTTCATAGGGTGTTTCGTCGGTCGAGTCAAGCTGCATCATGGCAATAATACAATAGTTTACAATGCCAATGTATTCGCCGGTAATGTCATCGCCCACCTTGGATATCTTTTTTTCTTCGAGGGTACGTATGCGTTGCGCCTTAATAAATATTTGGTCGGTGATAGATTCGGGCCTTAAAATGCGCCACGCGGTGCCGTAGTCGCGGGTCTTTTTCATAAAAAGGCCTTTGCAAACATTTATTACCGCTTCGTATTCTGCTGCTGTATTGCTCAATTTGTTGTAATGTTGAAAGGTTTGAATGTTGAAATGTTACCCACTTGCCAGATTGCAGAGTATGTTATTACATCTCCTTTTTGCTCCTTTAATAAAAGGTGCCCGGCATGTTAAGTATAGTAAAGGATTTGAATAAAGTTAATTTAACTTTACAACATTCAAACCTTTAAACATTCCAACGTTAAAGTGGCTAAAGATACATTTTTTCAGAAAAAAGTAACCCTTAATGCAGGGGGTAAATTGATAGACTTAAGTACCCCAAAAGTAATGGGTATCATCAATATCACCCCCGATTCGTTTTATGCCGGTAGCCGTAAAACAGATGCAACCGCCATTATACAGCAAGCACAACAAATGAGAAATGATGGGGCCGATATATTAGATATCGGCGCTTACTCATCGCGCCCCGGTGCAGCTGATATTAGCATACAGGAGGAAACCGACCGATTGTTACCTGCCATTGAGGCTATTGTGGTTAATTGCCCCGGTGCTGTAATTTCTGTTGATACTTTTAGGGCGCAGGTGGCCGTTGCCGCTATTAAGGCAGGCGCGAATATAATTAACGATATAAGCGGCGGCCAACTGGATGAGGATATGTTTGCCACTGTGGCCCGCCTGCAGGTGCCTTACATATTGATGCATATGAAAGGTACGCCGCAAAACATGAACAGCCTGGCGCAGTACGATGATGTTTTTGCCGAGGTGTACGATTATTTTGTAAACAAAGTATACCAGTTAAAGCAATTGGGGCTGCATGATATTATTTTAGACCCCGGCTTTGGCTTTGCAAAAAAACAGCAACACAGTTACCACCTGATGAACCGGCTGCAAGATTTTGCGCCGCTGCAATTGCCGGTGCTAGCAGGTGTATCGCGCAAAAGGATGATCTATGGCTTATTGGGTACCACCGCCGAAAATGTGCTAAACGGTACTACAGCCCTAAACACCATTGCCCTGATGAAGGGTGCCGGTATATTGCGTGTACACGATGTAAAGCAAGCGGTAGAGGCTGTTCAAATAGTTGAAGTGGTTACCGCGACTCAAAAAAATTAAGCCTTACTTTATTTTTTTATAGTAATACGATGGCCCGTCGGCGGCTG from Inquilinus sp. KBS0705 encodes:
- a CDS encoding DUF1599 domain-containing protein, yielding MKKTRDYGTAWRILRPESITDQIFIKAQRIRTLEEKKISKVGDDITGEYIGIVNYCIIAMMQLDSTDETPYELNADHVEQLFDEKANETKELMFAKNHDYGEAWRDMRISSLTDLILMKLLRVKQIEDNKGQTLASEGVKANYQDMLNYAVFALIKLGVK
- the folP gene encoding dihydropteroate synthase encodes the protein MGIINITPDSFYAGSRKTDATAIIQQAQQMRNDGADILDIGAYSSRPGAADISIQEETDRLLPAIEAIVVNCPGAVISVDTFRAQVAVAAIKAGANIINDISGGQLDEDMFATVARLQVPYILMHMKGTPQNMNSLAQYDDVFAEVYDYFVNKVYQLKQLGLHDIILDPGFGFAKKQQHSYHLMNRLQDFAPLQLPVLAGVSRKRMIYGLLGTTAENVLNGTTALNTIALMKGAGILRVHDVKQAVEAVQIVEVVTATQKN